The following are from one region of the Streptomyces decoyicus genome:
- a CDS encoding enoyl-CoA hydratase family protein, producing the protein MSPFAGSARSTDAWKHIRVTRKDGIATVTLARPDKLNALTFEAYADLRDLLAELSRERSVRALVLAGEGRGFCSGGDVEEIIGATLGMDTAQLLDFNRMTGQVVRAVRECPFPVIAAVHGVAAGAGAVLALAADFRVADPSARFAFLFTKVGLSGGDMGAAYLLPRVIGLGHATRLLMLGDAVRAPEAERLGLISELADEGRADEAAAALARRLAEGPALAHAQTKALLTAELDMPLAAAVEMDAATQALLMNSADYEEFHAAFTEKRTPKWQGK; encoded by the coding sequence ATGAGCCCGTTCGCAGGATCAGCCCGCAGTACAGACGCCTGGAAACACATCCGCGTGACCAGGAAGGACGGGATCGCCACCGTCACCCTGGCGCGCCCCGACAAGCTCAATGCGCTCACCTTCGAGGCCTACGCCGACCTCCGTGACCTGCTCGCGGAGCTGTCCAGGGAGCGTTCCGTGCGTGCCCTGGTGCTGGCGGGGGAGGGGCGCGGATTCTGCTCCGGCGGCGATGTCGAGGAGATCATCGGCGCCACCCTGGGGATGGACACCGCGCAGCTGCTGGACTTCAACCGGATGACCGGCCAGGTCGTACGGGCGGTGCGGGAGTGCCCGTTCCCGGTGATCGCGGCCGTGCACGGTGTCGCGGCCGGAGCGGGCGCGGTGCTCGCGCTGGCCGCCGACTTCCGCGTCGCCGACCCGTCCGCCCGTTTCGCCTTCCTCTTCACCAAGGTCGGCCTCTCCGGGGGCGACATGGGCGCGGCCTATCTGCTGCCCCGCGTCATCGGCCTCGGTCACGCCACCCGGCTGCTGATGCTCGGCGACGCGGTCCGGGCGCCGGAGGCCGAACGGCTCGGTCTGATCAGCGAGTTGGCCGACGAGGGGCGGGCCGACGAGGCGGCCGCGGCGCTCGCCCGGAGGCTCGCCGAGGGGCCCGCGCTGGCGCACGCCCAGACCAAGGCGCTGCTCACCGCCGAGCTCGACATGCCGCTGGCCGCCGCCGTGGAGATGGATGCCGCCACCCAGGCGCTGCTGATGAACAGCGCCGACTACGAAGAATTCCATGCCGCCTTCACGGAGAAGCGGACGCCCAAGTGGCAGGGGAAATAG
- a CDS encoding bifunctional salicylyl-CoA 5-hydroxylase/oxidoreductase has translation MRVAVIGGGPGGLYAAVLLKRLDPTREITVWERNAPDDTFGFGVVLSDETLGGIEHADPEVYRALQAEFVRWDDIDIVHRGRTLTSGGHGFAALGRRRLLAVLHQRCRDLGIALRFRTEAPPAAELARSYDLVIAADGVHSATRTAHADAFRPRLTTHRCRYIWLAADFALDAFRFEIAETEHGVVQLHAYPFAGPSPDPHPEAPSSGAEGSLGASTVIVEMREEVWRAAGLDRCDERESAEWCAKVFTDALRGRSLRSNNSSWIAFRTVVNDRWSHGNTVLLGDAAHTAHFSIGSGTKLAVEDALALAACLQEQPDTASALAAYEEERRPVVASTQRAARASLAWFEELATYLDQPPHQFAFNLLTRSRRVTHDNLRLRDPGFVDAVEAEAGTPPATPPMFTPFRLGGLTLRNRVVVSPMDMYSAADGDGTPGDFHLVHLGARALGGAGLVMTEMVCVSPEGRITPGCTGLYAPEHETAWRRVTDFVHTSAPGTAIGVQLGHSGRKGSTRLMWEGIDQPLPDGNWPVVAPSALPYRPGVNQVPHALDEAGLAAVREQFVRSAESAARAGFDLLELHCAHGYLLSGFLSPLTNQRTDGYGGDLTGRLRFPLEVFDAVRAVWPAGRPMTVRISATDWADGGTTADDAVAMARAFAAHGADAIDVSTGQVVTDERPDYGRSYQTPFADRIRNALGVPVIAVGAISSWDDVNSLVLAGRTDLCALARPHLYDPHWTLHAAAEQGYAGPGAPWPLPYQAGSRTPPTGRTDAPKPRLTLR, from the coding sequence ATGAGGGTCGCCGTCATCGGTGGGGGGCCGGGCGGCCTGTACGCCGCTGTGCTGCTCAAACGCCTCGACCCCACCCGAGAGATCACCGTCTGGGAGCGCAACGCGCCCGACGACACCTTCGGCTTCGGCGTCGTGCTCTCCGACGAGACCCTCGGCGGCATCGAGCACGCCGACCCGGAGGTCTACCGCGCCCTCCAGGCGGAGTTCGTCCGCTGGGACGACATCGACATCGTGCACCGCGGCCGCACCCTGACCTCCGGCGGGCACGGCTTCGCGGCGCTCGGGCGGCGCCGGCTGCTGGCCGTACTGCACCAGCGCTGCCGCGACCTCGGCATCGCACTGCGCTTCCGTACCGAGGCCCCGCCCGCCGCCGAACTGGCGCGCTCGTACGACCTGGTGATCGCGGCCGACGGGGTGCACAGCGCGACCCGGACCGCCCATGCCGACGCCTTCCGCCCACGGCTGACCACCCATCGCTGCCGCTACATCTGGCTCGCCGCCGACTTCGCCCTCGACGCCTTCCGCTTCGAGATCGCCGAGACCGAGCACGGCGTCGTCCAGCTCCACGCCTACCCGTTCGCCGGCCCGTCGCCCGACCCTCACCCCGAGGCGCCGTCCTCCGGCGCGGAGGGGAGCCTCGGGGCCAGCACGGTCATCGTCGAGATGCGCGAGGAGGTCTGGCGCGCGGCCGGACTCGACCGCTGCGACGAGCGCGAATCGGCGGAATGGTGCGCCAAGGTCTTCACGGACGCCCTGCGCGGCCGGTCCCTGCGCTCCAACAACTCCAGCTGGATCGCCTTCCGTACGGTCGTCAACGACCGCTGGTCGCACGGCAATACGGTGCTGCTCGGCGATGCCGCGCACACCGCGCACTTCTCCATCGGCTCCGGCACCAAGCTCGCCGTCGAGGACGCCCTGGCGCTCGCGGCCTGCCTTCAGGAGCAGCCCGACACCGCCAGTGCCCTGGCCGCGTACGAGGAGGAGCGCCGCCCGGTCGTGGCCTCCACCCAGCGCGCCGCCCGCGCCAGCCTCGCCTGGTTCGAGGAGCTGGCCACCTATCTCGACCAGCCGCCTCACCAGTTCGCCTTCAACCTCCTCACCCGCAGCCGCCGGGTCACCCACGACAATCTCCGGCTGCGCGACCCCGGATTCGTCGACGCCGTCGAGGCCGAGGCGGGCACCCCGCCCGCCACGCCTCCCATGTTCACGCCGTTCCGGCTGGGCGGGTTGACGCTGCGCAACCGCGTCGTGGTCTCCCCGATGGACATGTACTCCGCCGCCGACGGCGACGGCACCCCCGGCGACTTCCACCTCGTCCACCTCGGTGCCCGCGCGCTGGGCGGCGCCGGACTGGTGATGACGGAGATGGTGTGCGTCAGCCCCGAGGGCCGGATCACACCGGGCTGTACGGGGCTGTATGCGCCGGAGCACGAGACGGCCTGGCGCCGGGTCACCGACTTCGTCCACACCTCCGCACCCGGCACCGCCATCGGCGTCCAGCTCGGGCACTCCGGCCGCAAGGGCTCGACCCGGCTCATGTGGGAGGGCATCGACCAGCCGCTCCCGGACGGCAACTGGCCGGTCGTGGCGCCGTCCGCGCTGCCCTACCGCCCCGGCGTCAACCAGGTCCCGCACGCGCTGGACGAAGCCGGGCTCGCCGCCGTACGCGAGCAGTTCGTCCGCTCCGCCGAGTCCGCCGCGCGGGCCGGCTTCGACCTTCTCGAACTCCACTGCGCCCACGGCTATCTGCTCTCCGGATTCCTCTCGCCGCTCACCAACCAGCGCACCGATGGCTACGGCGGCGACCTCACCGGCCGGCTGCGTTTCCCGCTGGAGGTCTTCGACGCGGTCCGCGCCGTCTGGCCGGCCGGGCGCCCGATGACGGTCCGTATCTCCGCGACCGACTGGGCGGACGGCGGCACCACCGCGGACGACGCGGTGGCGATGGCACGGGCCTTCGCCGCGCACGGCGCCGACGCCATCGACGTCTCCACCGGACAGGTCGTCACCGACGAACGCCCCGACTACGGCCGCTCGTACCAGACCCCGTTCGCCGACCGTATCCGCAACGCCCTCGGCGTGCCGGTCATCGCGGTCGGCGCCATCTCCTCCTGGGACGACGTCAACTCCCTGGTGCTGGCCGGGCGCACGGACCTGTGCGCGCTGGCCAGACCGCATCTGTACGACCCGCACTGGACGCTGCACGCCGCCGCGGAGCAGGGGTACGCCGGGCCGGGCGCCCCCTGGCCGCTGCCCTATCAGGCGGGCAGCCGTACCCCGCCGACCGGACGCACCGACGCGCCGAAGCCCCGCCTCACGCTGCGGTGA
- a CDS encoding ScbA/BarX family gamma-butyrolactone biosynthesis protein: MASATLTPYLRDQCHDAGGRFGDGNRPSELTTTVPREYVHRTAISEVFLTNWRRADDGWVVSAQWPRAHTFYGPVHGLHDPVLVIETIRQAGILLSHVVHHVPLDHPIIWQRVRYDLAPRALRTAEEPAEVELHITDHDMVHRGKRLASARQEFRIVCDGADLASATLVYSCHSPAVYRRLRGEYSDVALANSRKLAVPQAVAPQQVARERDRDVVLSPTDRPDRWQLRVDTSHPVLFDHPVDHAPGMLMIEAARQAAQAATPGFTVPASIDCSFERYAELDAPSWVQARTTGRTDGRRQVEVTVEQHGKPVISAQITCVPTP, translated from the coding sequence ATGGCCAGCGCCACGCTCACGCCGTACTTGCGCGATCAGTGTCACGATGCCGGAGGCCGGTTCGGCGACGGAAACCGACCGTCGGAGCTCACCACGACCGTTCCGCGCGAGTATGTCCACCGCACCGCCATATCAGAGGTGTTCCTCACCAATTGGCGGCGCGCGGACGACGGCTGGGTGGTCAGCGCCCAATGGCCGCGCGCCCACACCTTCTACGGTCCGGTCCACGGCCTGCACGACCCCGTGTTAGTCATCGAGACCATCCGGCAGGCCGGGATATTACTGAGCCATGTCGTGCACCATGTGCCGCTCGACCACCCGATCATCTGGCAGCGGGTCCGCTATGACCTCGCGCCGCGGGCGCTGCGCACCGCGGAGGAACCGGCCGAGGTCGAACTGCACATCACCGACCACGACATGGTCCACCGCGGCAAACGGCTGGCCAGCGCCCGGCAGGAGTTCCGGATCGTGTGCGACGGCGCCGACCTGGCCTCCGCGACGCTCGTCTACTCCTGCCACAGCCCGGCCGTCTACCGCCGGCTGCGCGGCGAATACAGCGATGTGGCGCTCGCCAACTCCCGGAAGCTGGCGGTGCCGCAGGCCGTCGCCCCGCAGCAGGTCGCCCGGGAACGCGACCGCGATGTGGTGCTCTCCCCCACCGACCGCCCCGACCGCTGGCAGCTGCGGGTGGACACCTCGCACCCGGTGCTCTTCGACCACCCCGTGGACCACGCGCCCGGCATGCTGATGATCGAGGCCGCCCGGCAGGCCGCGCAGGCGGCAACGCCCGGCTTCACCGTGCCCGCGTCGATCGACTGCTCCTTCGAACGGTACGCCGAACTCGACGCGCCTTCCTGGGTGCAGGCGCGGACCACCGGCCGCACCGACGGCCGCCGGCAGGTCGAGGTCACCGTGGAACAGCACGGCAAGCCGGTGATCTCGGCGCAGATCACCTGCGTACCGACGCCCTGA
- a CDS encoding ScbR family autoregulator-binding transcription factor, with translation MRTRRAVLEAAAHVIGTRGYQAATMAEIIQRAGVTKGAVYFHFTSKDALARAVITEQTDPFLPQVSESRLQDAIDFTHQVALALRSDPLLQAGTRIAVETTFSEDPLVPYQAWTDIITTMFTEARDNGELLPGVAPDRAAEFFVAAYMGVQLFSRAATNRADLPERVTALWKHTLPGLASPGALGHLDPHGRCVKISA, from the coding sequence GTGCGCACCCGACGTGCCGTCCTCGAAGCAGCGGCTCATGTCATCGGCACCCGCGGGTACCAGGCCGCCACGATGGCCGAGATCATCCAGCGCGCGGGGGTCACCAAGGGAGCCGTGTACTTCCACTTCACGTCCAAGGACGCACTGGCCCGCGCGGTCATAACGGAACAGACCGATCCGTTCCTACCGCAAGTCAGCGAGTCCCGGCTCCAGGACGCCATCGACTTCACCCACCAGGTGGCGCTGGCCCTGCGCAGCGATCCATTACTGCAGGCCGGCACCCGTATCGCGGTCGAGACGACCTTCAGCGAGGACCCGCTCGTGCCCTACCAGGCCTGGACCGACATCATCACCACGATGTTCACCGAGGCCCGGGACAACGGGGAACTCCTGCCGGGTGTGGCGCCTGACCGGGCGGCCGAGTTCTTCGTCGCCGCCTACATGGGGGTGCAGTTGTTCTCGCGGGCCGCGACCAACCGCGCCGATCTCCCGGAGCGCGTCACGGCCCTGTGGAAGCACACCCTTCCGGGCCTGGCCTCACCCGGCGCGCTGGGTCATCTGGACCCGCACGGCCGCTGCGTGAAGATCTCGGCCTGA
- a CDS encoding MDR family NADP-dependent oxidoreductase: MSPTAVPAIPAVHREVRLADRVEGDLAPHHFTVAEVPVPKPEPGQVLVRTRVMAVTAAMRTQMAGMPLPMGSFVPGEALWGSAVGEVVAAPGGGFTPGELVQHSRGWREFAAVDASRVRRLDPDALPAPAAHLSQGATAWGALRRAAEVRPGDTVFVTGAAGGVGSLAGQLARRLGARRVVGSTGSERKAALLRAELGYDDTIVRGAGPIERQLRRAAPEGIDVLLDTVGGEQLTAALSLARPDARFALVGALSSQLGGGGGGGIAALVELDAGLIVMRRVALRGFGLHAHPDLPQEWTKEFGQGLREGSLVFPHALLKGIEQAPRALCELVQGRHIGAVLVEL; the protein is encoded by the coding sequence ATGTCCCCCACCGCCGTCCCCGCCATACCTGCCGTACACCGCGAGGTACGGCTGGCCGACCGGGTCGAAGGCGATCTGGCGCCCCATCACTTCACCGTCGCCGAGGTCCCGGTGCCGAAGCCGGAACCGGGGCAGGTGCTGGTGCGCACCCGGGTGATGGCGGTGACCGCCGCGATGCGAACGCAGATGGCCGGAATGCCGCTGCCGATGGGCTCATTTGTGCCGGGTGAGGCGCTGTGGGGCTCCGCGGTCGGCGAGGTGGTGGCGGCGCCGGGCGGCGGCTTCACGCCCGGCGAACTGGTACAACACTCCCGCGGCTGGCGGGAGTTCGCGGCCGTCGACGCGTCGCGGGTACGGCGGCTCGACCCGGACGCACTGCCGGCTCCCGCCGCGCATCTCTCGCAGGGCGCGACGGCCTGGGGAGCGCTGCGCCGGGCCGCGGAGGTGCGGCCGGGGGACACCGTGTTCGTCACCGGCGCGGCGGGCGGTGTGGGCAGCCTGGCCGGGCAGCTGGCGCGGCGCCTGGGTGCCCGCCGGGTCGTCGGCAGCACCGGCTCGGAGCGCAAGGCGGCCCTGCTGCGCGCCGAGTTGGGGTACGACGACACGATCGTGCGCGGCGCCGGGCCGATCGAACGGCAGCTGCGCCGGGCGGCGCCGGAGGGTATCGACGTGCTGCTGGACACCGTGGGCGGTGAGCAGCTCACGGCGGCGCTTTCGCTGGCCCGACCCGACGCGCGGTTCGCGCTGGTCGGTGCGCTCTCCAGTCAGCTGGGCGGGGGCGGGGGCGGCGGCATCGCCGCCCTGGTGGAGCTGGACGCAGGGCTGATCGTCATGCGGCGGGTGGCGCTGCGCGGCTTCGGGCTGCATGCACACCCGGATCTGCCACAGGAGTGGACCAAGGAGTTCGGCCAGGGGCTGCGGGAGGGCTCCCTGGTCTTCCCGCATGCCCTTCTGAAGGGGATCGAGCAGGCGCCGCGGGCGCTGTGCGAACTTGTGCAGGGGCGTCATATCGGCGCGGTGCTGGTCGAGTTGTAA
- a CDS encoding TetR/AcrR family transcriptional regulator, with amino-acid sequence MPTQHRAIQSRQALIRSAAETFLEKGVPAAGMVEISRRARLSKGALYFHFTSKDDLTLAVRDAALATLQEIEDGFTRSPEPLPTAVRDFTVELFGRVESDAVLRAGLRLRPETAPGLGIYALEQRWYALFLDKAVTCGTGGPAGPHASDTEPRRTAQLLTSLVVGLLHLGSEDRTWWDRESIVGLWALLPAAPDRFPAAGIPAPTQIPAAG; translated from the coding sequence GTGCCCACCCAGCATCGCGCCATCCAGAGCCGCCAGGCACTCATCCGCTCGGCCGCAGAGACCTTCCTGGAGAAAGGGGTACCCGCCGCGGGCATGGTCGAGATCAGCCGGCGGGCCCGGCTGAGCAAAGGGGCGCTCTACTTCCACTTCACGTCCAAGGACGACCTCACGCTCGCGGTGCGGGATGCCGCGCTCGCGACCCTCCAGGAGATCGAGGACGGCTTCACCCGTTCCCCGGAGCCACTGCCCACCGCTGTACGGGACTTCACCGTTGAGCTGTTCGGCCGGGTGGAGTCGGACGCCGTACTGCGCGCCGGACTGCGACTGCGGCCGGAGACCGCGCCGGGGCTCGGCATCTACGCCCTGGAACAGCGCTGGTACGCACTCTTCCTCGACAAGGCGGTCACCTGCGGAACCGGCGGACCGGCCGGACCGCATGCGTCGGACACCGAACCGCGGCGTACGGCCCAGCTGTTGACCTCACTCGTGGTGGGCCTGCTGCATCTGGGCAGCGAGGACCGGACGTGGTGGGACAGGGAGTCCATCGTCGGTCTGTGGGCGCTGCTGCCGGCCGCGCCGGACCGGTTCCCCGCCGCCGGCATCCCGGCGCCGACGCAGATCCCGGCGGCCGGCTGA